From Deinococcus aquaticus, one genomic window encodes:
- a CDS encoding GNAT family N-acetyltransferase, which translates to MTPTPTTAQTTEQPSPAPPVTPSGVQAFDPATATPAQRLAVGELMAASFAAAYPEDPPLIPAQEAQGLSHQLPTERSVAFAVWDGTAATGYARLGFDTEQNTHLGHVRVTVHPQRRRAGIGRALWNELHAPALAHGLTTITFGTSSRNPAAEAFARSLGATPALPMRQSRVTLTDLDPDLLTRWQTRPDGDPYRLHIWTTIPDAYLPRMADMMMVMNTAPRGELEQDDWTITPDMIRSWDAMIQEAGETRYLMATEDTRSGQIDGYSEVFWHPDRAALVYQGATAVRPSARGQGLGKWLKAAMLEHTQAHCPGARAVQTHNAHENAPMLGINVALGFTPYSTFTEWQLKLG; encoded by the coding sequence ATGACGCCGACCCCGACCACCGCCCAGACGACGGAGCAGCCCTCCCCCGCCCCGCCAGTCACGCCGTCTGGCGTGCAGGCCTTCGATCCGGCGACCGCCACGCCCGCGCAGCGATTGGCGGTCGGGGAGCTCATGGCCGCCAGTTTCGCCGCCGCCTACCCGGAGGATCCGCCCCTGATCCCGGCGCAGGAAGCGCAGGGGCTCTCTCACCAGCTGCCCACCGAGCGCAGCGTGGCCTTCGCCGTGTGGGACGGCACTGCTGCCACCGGGTACGCGCGGCTGGGGTTTGACACCGAGCAGAACACCCACCTGGGCCACGTGCGCGTGACCGTGCACCCGCAGCGCCGCCGCGCCGGAATCGGCCGCGCCCTGTGGAACGAACTACACGCCCCCGCCCTGGCACACGGCCTCACGACCATCACCTTCGGCACGAGCAGCCGCAACCCCGCCGCCGAGGCCTTCGCGCGGAGCCTGGGGGCCACGCCCGCCCTCCCCATGCGCCAGAGCCGCGTGACCCTCACGGACCTCGACCCCGACCTGCTGACCCGCTGGCAGACCCGACCGGACGGCGACCCCTACCGCCTGCACATCTGGACGACCATCCCGGACGCGTACCTGCCGCGCATGGCGGACATGATGATGGTCATGAACACCGCCCCCAGAGGCGAACTGGAACAGGACGACTGGACCATCACACCCGACATGATCCGCTCCTGGGACGCCATGATCCAGGAAGCCGGCGAGACGCGCTACCTGATGGCCACCGAGGACACCCGCAGCGGCCAGATCGACGGGTACAGCGAGGTCTTCTGGCACCCGGACCGCGCCGCGCTGGTGTACCAGGGCGCGACCGCCGTGCGGCCCAGCGCGCGCGGCCAGGGCCTGGGCAAGTGGCTGAAAGCCGCCATGCTGGAGCACACGCAGGCGCACTGTCCCGGCGCGCGGGCTGTGCAGACCCACAACGCGCACGAGAACGCCCCCATGCTGGGCATCAACGTGGCACTGGGGTTCACGCCGTACAGCACCTTCACCGAGTGGCAACTGAAACTCGGGTAA